The window ATTGTGTTGTAACCTTTTAATCCTCTCAATGTGAATTGCAGGACCGTTCTTCGGGGAAGATGATTGGCATTGCTGAAATGAAAGATAGCATTTACTACCTCTCTCCCCCGCGTCTAGATTCTTCCAAGGCCTCGGGAACTCTTGGGCCCAAGTCCTTATTAGGCAGGCCCACTAAGTATTGAGGCACATAACACAATGTTAATAAAAAGGGGGAAGCTAATAAAAGAGTCATTCTAATTGTGAATGCATAGTTGTCAAGACCGCAAGACACACCGAGGGCAATGGAGCCTGAGGCCGCACGCCTTACTGAAGCAAAGCGcgcattttaaatttttaaaagaattaattttttagaataaatttattaaaatataaaataattaagtcacaaatgtcacacaaaacaaaaaataattaataagttcATAGTAATTAGTATATGATTAAAATTTGTCAAACATCCAAATCAAATTCATCTTCTTCCATCGAATCATCAGAGTCCCCAGAACTTTCAGACATATATTCTTCTTGGACTTCATCATTTTCTTGATCAACATCTATTTTTTGTCCTCTTCATCCAAAAAAAGTGAAATCGGTCTTTTTCTTGTTATTTTGGATGTAGATGCCCTCCTCGTTCTTCTGTTTAGATCTTTCTTCTCCTGATTCCAGTGTTGGGGTGTTGGTTGCTAGGGTTTGGGTTTGGACTACTTGTTTTAAACAGGTAACTAAAAAATTCCAATTGAAAGACTTGGGACCCTTCAAATATTTCCTTGGGATGCAAGTGGCTAGAAGTAGGAAGGTATTTTCATTTCTCATTTGTCAGAGAAAATACACCATTGAACTACTGAAAGAAACCGGGAAGTTGGGATGCAAACCAGTGAGAACTCCAATGGAAAGAAATTGGAAGAACAAGATTAAAGATGATGAGCAATACGTGGACATGGGTACATTGGGGAGATACCAACGCCTAGTTAATAGATTGATTTACCTCTCTTACACGACCAGAAATTGCATATGTTGTGATTGTTGTTAGTCAATACATCCATTCACCTACCCAAAGACACCTTGAGACGGTAAATCATATTCTGAGATATCTGAAAGGAAATCCTGGGAGAGGACTGGTGTTCCTTAAAAATGAGAACAGAAGTATTGAAGGTTATGTCGATGATGAACGGGCAAGGAATGAAGATTGCAAATCAACTTCAGGATATTGCACCAAGTTGTGGGGTAACTTGGTCACTTGGAGGAGTAAGAAACAAACCGTTGTGGCAAGAAGTAATGCAGAAGCAGAGTTTCGGGCTATTGCTCAAAGAACGTGTGAAGTTACATGGCTTGAGAGACTAATGCAGGACTTGCAAATCCCTACTCACCATCCAACCAAGTCGTACAGTGATAGCAAATCTGCCATTAGCATTGTGAAAAATCCTATCCAGCGTGATCGAATGAAACATGTATGAATTGATCGAAGCTTCATCAAGAATGAAATTGAGCAAAGAGGCTCCAACTTATGTTTTATCTCTTCCCATGCACAAGAGGCAGATATCCTAACAAAGAGTCCCTAGGCCAAGTCAAGAAGATCTACTAAACAAGCTTGGAAAATATCTATTCCTAACCTTGAGTGGAAGTGTTGGATATTATTGGAAATATATTCTTTGTATTTTTTCCTTAGATAAAATAGGAAAATATACACAGTATAATCATAAAGATAGAATAGGATTTGATTCGATCAGTTAGGGATTATCATTGCTTATATTGGACAAACATGTATttattctatatcagaattaaTAAAGATGCAAGCAAGAAAGTTTCTGTCCAATTCTTGTTTCAAATAGGAATGGGCTATTTGCATTCGGCCCCATTTGATAACTTCCACGTTGCATGTGACCCCTAGATATAACCTTTAAACATAGGGAGTTCTAAGCTTGTGTTTTAAAAAATGGAGGACCTAGTATCTTGTTAATTTTACTTAGAGGACGTATCATACGGAGGCCGAATGCAGTTAGCGCAATACTAAATACCTGATCAAGCCACGATCATTTAAGTCTGCACTTAGCCGAATGCAGACTTAGTAGCCTGTTATCTACGGAGGCCGAATACAGTTAAAACATAGAGAGTTCTAAgcttatgttttaaaaaatggAGGACTTAGTAGCCCGTTAATTTTACTTAGAGGGCATATCATACAGAGGCCAAATGCAGTTAGCACAATACTAAATACCTGATCCAGCCACCATCATTAAGCTGCAAAACGACATCAACCAAATCCAAAATGGGAATACCTAGATTTGGTGGTATAAACTGCAAGTAGGAAGAAAATCATCATCACCGAGCAAAATCACAGGCacaacaaattaaaaatttcaagTGAAATAATTGTTATTAATAAAGATTCTGTCGATCATTGTGCATAACCAACAGCATAGCCAAATGAAAAGAATTCGTAATGACCTCACTGGGGAGGGCCGGATCAGAAGTCTCAACGGGATGTGAAGCTTGCTGTTCTCTGTTTATTCTTCCCAAATTTCTGGCTGaacttattttattttgatctACATTTTCTGAGTTGTTACTTGGTTCAGACTTTTTCGAAGAAGAAAGAGcctgattttttattttcaactgTGATCCGTTGCTGAAATTCTCTTTTTCAGATGAAAACACATCATGTAATGGCCCTGTATCCCAATTTTCCTTCCTCTTTTCACTTACTGTGGCATTACGGTCAACTGAAATGCAAACCAGATTTAAAATGTAAAAAAGTAAAATGAGGATCTAGAGAGGAAAGCCTGCTGCTTATAGTGACATTTCACCTGAAATGGTCTCGACGATAGATAAtgaatttgaaaatatatacaTCTGCAGTATTCAGACAATAATCAGGTCAAGCACAGATGGGGAACCCCATATAAAGATCCGAGATTAAGCTTTTGAGAATGAAATATGCCAAACCTGAGAATCAACGCTTAAAAAATCCCAAACTTCAATAGAGCACGAAACAGTAGGAAGCTGCAGAAGCTTCTGCAGAAAAATGGAAAGAAATTATAGGCCATAGACACTGCACTGTTTTCCTGATGCATGAACACAGATGGGATGTAACAACAATATTGTATGGCCAACATCAATGTGGTCCAGGGACAGTGACCTTTTTCACAGGTGAACCAAACATCATGGCTTGTCATGTTTCTAGAACATGGAAGAATTGCAGACATATTGAtttattttgtcattacaaGCACAAAACAGAGAAAACTAATTCACCAAAGGTAGTTATAGTTTTATCAGGTGAGCAAAACAAAGAAACTAATTAAAAACAAAGGTGATTTCCGTTATATCATATTATAACCCTTGTAGTaggaatatgattatgctattaTGCCTGCCAAAACAAAACTGCAGACATTTATGgatagaaaaaataaataatcattaaTCATCGTTCATTAATACTGTACAGAAGTATTCTCCAAATGAATTCAGGAGTTTGGGTAAGCTTAATATAACATGTTTTACTACTTAGTGTGTGTAGATTCAAACAAAATCCATAGAGAAGATCGTGATCTCTGGTAATAATTGGTTGAAAATTTATCAGCTAGTCCAGAAAAAATAAGAAGCCACCAAATaggtttttaagaaattttaaactcctTAATCCAACCCAAGTAAAGACAGACCTTGAAAGATATTACTTTTCCATACACATGTTTGCTCAAAATGATTGACAACTTATGATCAGAGAATAGCTCATTCATTGTACAAGCTTTAAAATGTATCACAAGCATTCACTCTTGTGACATGCTCCAAAAACACACAAAGCTCTCACATCTTATAACCTCAAATTTGTCTCATAGTATAGAAACTCTCCTCCTTAAATCAATTTATCAACTTCTAAATCTCCTATTTCACGGTAAATGTCAAGCATACTTACAAGctaaaacaaacaaaaagaTGTAAAATGGCAAACTCGGACAAAAGAATAGGACATGGATATAAAGTGTACTAATGACGACCTTCAAGTACTGGTCAAGTAATTTACAACGTTCTTGAATGATGAGTACATCTAAAGCAGTTGAGAGGAAATGCTTTGGTGGCAAGTGGAGATTATATTCCGGAAAATCTTTAAGGCGCCTATGTAACTCCTCAAAATGACGAAATCTGTGATCATAAAATCAGATAATGGACAAGCATATGGAAAGTGTACCTTTCTTTGTACACAGGGTTTCACTCTGTTCAGGACTCAAcaacttttttgtttttttgattTCTCCAGTCATAGGATTGACATTTGCTTTTGTGCCTCAAAGATTTTAACACCTCGATATGTCAAAAGGGATAGAAAAGTTGCACAGAAAAATACCTTTTTCTGTTTTCATCTATAAAATTGTGCTAATTAAAATAAGGATGTTGAATCCCGAACAAAGGTATAATTATAGAAAACAATGGATAAAGTGGAAAGTTTGCAGAACAGGTTCGTACCTTCTCTTGATGGACCAACTGTTATTATTAACATCTGTAACTGATATGGAATAAATAGTAAATGTTTTAGACCCACTCTTAACGATATTGGCACCTATTACCTGCATAAAGAAATAAATTCCCATCCTTCAGATCTACAATCATAAAACACATTCAGGTTGGCATAGTGCGACTGGCAGAAAGTTTATGATGTGAATGGAGTACCTCACATCTTAACCTGAAAAACGAATTGGcaataattgaattttttgccGATTTAGCTGCTAAACTATGACTTTCAGGTAACGAAGCCAAAGACATAGATGATGAAGTTGTTGCTCCACTACAAATTCTGTCCGTCTGTTCAGCCTCAGAGTCCTCACTTACGTTTCCAGGTTTGACATTTACGCAGGACAAATTCTCTTTACCCTGCATCCGTCTCAACAAAGAACTTGTTCTTTCAACCTCTTGCCAGCCAATCTCATCACGAATACTTGATCTAGACCTTTTCTTTGCAGACTTAGTTATGTGCAATTTCTTAGAATGAAAGCGCGCTTTGTTTGGTTTTCTATTCTTGTGCGTCTCAAAAGTTTCAAGAGGGTGATGAATGTtactgaaattttttttatttttactatcCCAGACTTTAACACCAGGAGTATCAAGACCTGTAATATTGTTGGTGTCTTCATCCTCAGTACAGCTGCTTCTCCATGATTCGACCCCATCAGAAGGTACACTTCCATGTTCATTTTCCTCTTCATATAGTGAAGTAGTGGATGGCCCGGGGAATTCATTATATCCAGAGTTAGAAACATTTTTCTCCAAAACACTACCCTTGGTTTCCCTCTCCGTTTTCTTTTGCTCAGAAAGCCCTTGTGACTGTTCCACAGAATCAGATACCCCCAACAAAGAGTTCCTTTGCAACTGAGCAGCCGGCTGGTTTATGTCTTCCTTTTTGTAGCCTCTTCCTTTGGTCCACAAATTGTCTAAATGTTCTGGAGTCAGAGCCTCATTTTTCCTTCGTGAAAACACATCCAGCATATCACCCCATTCGGCTCCAGAGCGATGTCGCTGAATTCCTATTCCCTCATTATTCTGAATTTCTGGCACATAATTCCACGAATGGGTAGATTGTGGATTCGTGGAAAGCAGTGGATCCTTAGAAAGAACCGCACCATTCACATTGTTAGATGAAGGATACTCTGGATCTTTTTTATTCTGGTCCTTCTTCAACGGTACCAGTTCAACACCCTTAACAGAGGGATCTGGAAACCCTGAAATATGATCAGATGATATCTTTGAAGATCCATCTACCTCCCGTGAGGCCGCGCTTGACTCCTTACTTCCTTTATCACTCTTGCTAGCAGAA is drawn from Primulina eburnea isolate SZY01 chromosome 10, ASM2296580v1, whole genome shotgun sequence and contains these coding sequences:
- the LOC140803480 gene encoding uncharacterized protein isoform X2, coding for MSSERQAVSVRDLVDEAKKRIVFLVICVVGLSYLMSLTSSSLIVNLPVATFLLISLRYLSLDLDMRRKAATYKSKPTSSDNSIGRKPFEDLKVTGRANWKHKVNSPVVEDAIGQFTGHIVSEWVTDLWYCRITPDRQGPEELALIINGIFGEISNRMRNINLIDLLTRDIINLLSSRLELFRSCKSKIEKQQSRFLTIAERDVELKVVLAAENKLHPALFSAEAEHKVLQHVMDGLILFTFKPEDLHCSLFRYIVRELLACAVMRPVLNLANPSKSDKGSKESSAASREVDGSSKISSDHISGFPDPSVKGVELVPLKKDQNKKDPEYPSSNNVNGAVLSKDPLLSTNPQSTHSWNYVPEIQNNEGIGIQRHRSGAEWGDMLDVFSRRKNEALTPEHLDNLWTKGRGYKKEDINQPAAQLQRNSLLGVSDSVEQSQGLSEQKKTERETKGSVLEKNVSNSGYNEFPGPSTTSLYEEENEHGSVPSDGVESWRSSCTEDEDTNNITGLDTPGVKVWDSKNKKNFSNIHHPLETFETHKNRKPNKARFHSKKLHITKSAKKRSRSSIRDEIGWQEVERTSSLLRRMQGKENLSCVNVKPGNVSEDSEAEQTDRICSGATTSSSMSLASLPESHSLAAKSAKNSIIANSFFRLRCEVIGANIVKSGSKTFTIYSISVTDVNNNSWSIKRRFRHFEELHRRLKDFPEYNLHLPPKHFLSTALDVLIIQERCKLLDQYLKKLLQLPTVSCSIEVWDFLSVDSQMYIFSNSLSIVETISVDRNATVSEKRKENWDTGPLHDVFSSEKENFSNGSQLKIKNQALSSSKKSEPSNNSENVDQNKISSARNLGRINREQQASHPVETSDPALPSEFIPPNLGIPILDLVDVVLQLNDGGWIRRKAFWVAKQVLQLGMGDAFDDWLIEKIQLLRQGSVVASGIRRLEQILWPDGVFITKHPARQKPPPTSPSDNSQRHQPSSPRSSHKIDDSHSLEEMQQKVAEQQAKLVYEVMIDKAPAAIVGLVGRKEYDLCAKDLYYFIQSSVFMKQLAFDLLQLLLLSAFPELSDVFRLVDEEKDKFGKLELN
- the LOC140803480 gene encoding uncharacterized protein isoform X1: MSSERQAVSVRDLVDEAKKRIVFLVICVVGLSYLMSLTSSSLIVNLPVATFLLISLRYLSLDLDMRRKAATYKSKPTSSDNSIGRKPFEDLKVTGRANWKHKVNSPVVEDAIGQFTGHIVSEWVTDLWYCRITPDRQGPEELALIINGIFGEISNRMRNINLIDLLTRDIINLLSSRLELFRSCKSKIEKQQSRFLTIAERDVELKVVLAAENKLHPALFSAEAEHKVLQHVMDGLILFTFKPEDLHCSLFRYIVRELLACAVMRPVLNLANPRFINERIESLIISASKSDKGSKESSAASREVDGSSKISSDHISGFPDPSVKGVELVPLKKDQNKKDPEYPSSNNVNGAVLSKDPLLSTNPQSTHSWNYVPEIQNNEGIGIQRHRSGAEWGDMLDVFSRRKNEALTPEHLDNLWTKGRGYKKEDINQPAAQLQRNSLLGVSDSVEQSQGLSEQKKTERETKGSVLEKNVSNSGYNEFPGPSTTSLYEEENEHGSVPSDGVESWRSSCTEDEDTNNITGLDTPGVKVWDSKNKKNFSNIHHPLETFETHKNRKPNKARFHSKKLHITKSAKKRSRSSIRDEIGWQEVERTSSLLRRMQGKENLSCVNVKPGNVSEDSEAEQTDRICSGATTSSSMSLASLPESHSLAAKSAKNSIIANSFFRLRCEVIGANIVKSGSKTFTIYSISVTDVNNNSWSIKRRFRHFEELHRRLKDFPEYNLHLPPKHFLSTALDVLIIQERCKLLDQYLKKLLQLPTVSCSIEVWDFLSVDSQMYIFSNSLSIVETISVDRNATVSEKRKENWDTGPLHDVFSSEKENFSNGSQLKIKNQALSSSKKSEPSNNSENVDQNKISSARNLGRINREQQASHPVETSDPALPSEFIPPNLGIPILDLVDVVLQLNDGGWIRRKAFWVAKQVLQLGMGDAFDDWLIEKIQLLRQGSVVASGIRRLEQILWPDGVFITKHPARQKPPPTSPSDNSQRHQPSSPRSSHKIDDSHSLEEMQQKVAEQQAKLVYEVMIDKAPAAIVGLVGRKEYDLCAKDLYYFIQSSVFMKQLAFDLLQLLLLSAFPELSDVFRLVDEEKDKFGKLELN
- the LOC140803480 gene encoding uncharacterized protein isoform X3, encoding MKAATYKSKPTSSDNSIGRKPFEDLKVTGRANWKHKVNSPVVEDAIGQFTGHIVSEWVTDLWYCRITPDRQGPEELALIINGIFGEISNRMRNINLIDLLTRDIINLLSSRLELFRSCKSKIEKQQSRFLTIAERDVELKVVLAAENKLHPALFSAEAEHKVLQHVMDGLILFTFKPEDLHCSLFRYIVRELLACAVMRPVLNLANPRFINERIESLIISASKSDKGSKESSAASREVDGSSKISSDHISGFPDPSVKGVELVPLKKDQNKKDPEYPSSNNVNGAVLSKDPLLSTNPQSTHSWNYVPEIQNNEGIGIQRHRSGAEWGDMLDVFSRRKNEALTPEHLDNLWTKGRGYKKEDINQPAAQLQRNSLLGVSDSVEQSQGLSEQKKTERETKGSVLEKNVSNSGYNEFPGPSTTSLYEEENEHGSVPSDGVESWRSSCTEDEDTNNITGLDTPGVKVWDSKNKKNFSNIHHPLETFETHKNRKPNKARFHSKKLHITKSAKKRSRSSIRDEIGWQEVERTSSLLRRMQGKENLSCVNVKPGNVSEDSEAEQTDRICSGATTSSSMSLASLPESHSLAAKSAKNSIIANSFFRLRCEVIGANIVKSGSKTFTIYSISVTDVNNNSWSIKRRFRHFEELHRRLKDFPEYNLHLPPKHFLSTALDVLIIQERCKLLDQYLKKLLQLPTVSCSIEVWDFLSVDSQMYIFSNSLSIVETISVDRNATVSEKRKENWDTGPLHDVFSSEKENFSNGSQLKIKNQALSSSKKSEPSNNSENVDQNKISSARNLGRINREQQASHPVETSDPALPSEFIPPNLGIPILDLVDVVLQLNDGGWIRRKAFWVAKQVLQLGMGDAFDDWLIEKIQLLRQGSVVASGIRRLEQILWPDGVFITKHPARQKPPPTSPSDNSQRHQPSSPRSSHKIDDSHSLEEMQQKVAEQQAKLVYEVMIDKAPAAIVGLVGRKEYDLCAKDLYYFIQSSVFMKQLAFDLLQLLLLSAFPELSDVFRLVDEEKDKFGKLELN